A section of the Triticum dicoccoides isolate Atlit2015 ecotype Zavitan chromosome 7A, WEW_v2.0, whole genome shotgun sequence genome encodes:
- the LOC119333496 gene encoding uncharacterized protein LOC119333496 — MHRLLQHEGRGQGQRNQGELEATKLPPEPRPSPSPRLPSVPRPHLLRGSHRHLAPTFSSAPASTSPPLPPRLPPSPRPHLLGGSRRHLAPHSTAASLPPTGHLPLPVSLASSLCLLLAALDDAPSGHSASSIVGGPSTLRPAVQPRHPRPFTVQCPFPSHHERSNPGTPGSSNIHRLAGDQLPHLYKLVGDDLAVAGIPYNSQIPALPATARDPCWHRQSTGVGVACPSTNKNRRCNLASTMLAVPLFCLVAAPSCNTSCCHHLYRATAPPTCPLSQPHHSLPMHSNPSTSMMEVVSQPSDELTHLPCASFAHCVPCCP; from the exons ATGCACCGGTTACTCCAGCACGAGGGCAGGGGACAGGGGCAGAGAAATCAGGGGGAGTTGGAGGCGACGAAG CTCCCGCCGGAACCTCGCCCCTCACCTTCTCCGCGACTCCCGTCGGTGCCTCGCCCCCACCTTCTCCGCGGCTCCCACCGGCACCTCGCCCCCACCTTCTCCTCGGCTCCCGCCAGCACCTCACCCCCACTTCCTCCCCGGCTCCCGCCGTCGCCTCGCCCCCACCTCCTCGGCGGCTCCCGCCGGCACCTCGCCCCCCACTCGACGGCGGCCTCCCTTCCGCCAACCGGCCACCTCCCGCTTCCAGTCAGTTTGGCATCGTCCCTCTGCCTCCTTCTGGCTGCCCTCGACGACGCTCCTAGTGGCCACTCCGCTTCGTCCATAGTGGGAGGTCCATCAACGCTGCGTCCAGCGGTCCAACCCCGCCACCCGAGGCCGTTCACCGTGCAGTGCCCCTTTCCAAGCCATCATGAG CGATCAAATCCCGGCACACCTGGTAGTTCAAACATACACCGGCTGGCAGGTGACCAACTGCCCCACCTCTACAAGCTCGTCGGGGATGACTTGGCAGTAGCTGGGATTCCCTACAACAGCCAAATTCCGGCACTCCCGGCCACCGCTCGTGATCCCTGCTGGCACCGTCAGTCCACAGGAGTAGGGGTGGCGTGCCCGTCAACAAACAAGAACAGAAG GTGCAACCTCGCCAGTACCATGTTGGCGGTTCCTTTGTTTTGTCTTGTTGCTGCTCCAAGCTGCAACACCTCATGCTGTCATCATCTCTACAGGGCCACCGCTCCTCCAACCTGTCCTCTGTCGCAGCCCCACCACTCATTGCCGATGCACTCCAACCCGAGCACCTCCATGATGGAGGTCGTCTCGCAGCCCAGTGACGAGCTAACTCATCTTCCTTGTGCGTCCTTCGCCCATTGTGTGCCCTGCTGCCCTTGA
- the LOC119334349 gene encoding uncharacterized protein LOC119334349, whose amino-acid sequence MASGTWLGGRRHDAQRVRSARMDSDAKHFEQACGLDVGAAQQVVVAAALQVVVATALLAVVTAALVRPRSPRTAEGRASRAATGVLRNSLWISFCAASFLAHEVFVLMPEWELLLTMCSKKTLNSDILIGTLHFFHWWVVIDSQ is encoded by the exons ATGGCGAGCGGCACCTGGCTTGGTGGTCGGCGGCATGATGCTCAGCGGGTTAGATCGGCGAGAATGGATTCAGACGCGAAGCATTTTGAGCAGGCGTGTGGCCTCGATGTCGGGGCAGCGCAGCAGGTGGTGGTCGCGGCGGCGCTGCAAGTGGTGGTCGCGACCGCACTGCTAGCGGTGGTCACGGCGGCGTTGGTTCGACCACGGTCGCCACGGACTGCAGAAGGACGAGCATCCCGCGCCGCCACCG GTGTCCTCCGTAATTCCCTTTGGATCTCATTCTGTGCTGCCTCATTTCTTGCCCACGAGGTGTTTGTTTTAATGCCTGAATGGGAACTGCTACTGACAATGTGCTCAAAGAAGACTCTTAACAGTGATATATTGATAG GAACACTCCATTTTTTCCATTGGTGGGTGGTCATCGATTCGCAGTAG